From a single Candidatus Cloacimonadota bacterium genomic region:
- a CDS encoding tetratricopeptide repeat protein has protein sequence MFRKTGLLLMLSLIICCGLLFAEKSLERIANEIGVEGETLYNAGSYVEAAAKFEEAIAKLKEAVQTDGIPMDKDKINQWWLYAFNGYFQGGDYENAIKALDARLELNPGSWDLINYKAIILKSKLNRIPEAIEVLKAYNANKRSFKVEKKIAGYYVDMDDKEKALEWYEKAYELKNDSKVIKNIATLYVQLGNNAEAVKAYEDFLQTNPRESVLIQTYKNMGSLYEDMQQYNKSNTYFEKALEMKYDSAINLLLISNYYDIDKYDKALEKIDQRLRNSPGDADAIYFRAMIKYNRGNKVGAKSDFEKLFGSKYDKQAKGFVESIESEL, from the coding sequence ATGTTTAGAAAAACTGGACTATTACTGATGCTTTCTCTTATAATATGTTGCGGATTATTGTTCGCAGAAAAATCATTGGAAAGGATTGCCAATGAAATCGGAGTGGAAGGAGAAACTCTTTACAACGCTGGTAGTTATGTAGAAGCTGCTGCAAAATTTGAAGAAGCTATTGCAAAATTGAAAGAAGCAGTTCAAACTGATGGAATTCCAATGGATAAGGATAAGATAAATCAGTGGTGGCTTTACGCTTTCAATGGTTATTTTCAGGGTGGAGATTATGAAAATGCCATCAAAGCTCTTGATGCAAGATTGGAACTAAATCCCGGCAGCTGGGATCTTATCAATTACAAAGCCATAATCCTGAAGTCTAAACTGAATAGAATTCCTGAAGCTATTGAAGTTCTTAAAGCATACAATGCAAATAAGAGAAGCTTCAAAGTAGAAAAGAAAATTGCTGGTTATTATGTGGATATGGACGATAAGGAAAAAGCACTGGAATGGTACGAAAAAGCTTATGAACTGAAAAATGATTCCAAAGTTATCAAAAATATAGCTACTCTATATGTTCAGCTGGGAAATAATGCAGAAGCTGTGAAAGCTTATGAAGATTTTCTGCAAACCAATCCCCGCGAAAGTGTCCTTATTCAAACCTATAAGAATATGGGAAGTTTGTATGAAGATATGCAGCAGTACAATAAATCGAACACATATTTTGAGAAAGCTCTTGAAATGAAATACGATTCAGCAATCAATCTGCTACTGATATCAAATTATTACGATATTGATAAATATGATAAAGCATTAGAAAAAATCGATCAAAGACTTAGAAATAGCCCTGGTGATGCTGATGCCATCTATTTTAGAGCGATGATAAAATATAATCGTGGTAATAAAGTTGGAGCTAAATCAGATTTCGAAAAACTATTCGGTTCCAAATACGACAAACAAGCAAAAGGTTTCGTAGAAAGTATTGAATCTGAACTTTAA
- the tpiA gene encoding triose-phosphate isomerase: MRNILIAGNWKMNKTFEEAEDFLVELNDKLKDMQLTKTEVAICAPYVYLEMAYDLALDSPLLIGAQNCSEHDNGAYTGEISAKMLSSMEMDYCIVGHSERRQYFAETDEMVNLKIKKLLLDGIDPIVCIGETLEQREEGITKDLILKQLSGAFQDIDFEERNIVIAYEPIWAIGTGKTATPQQAQEIHALIRNWLTDTYGEDISEFTQILYGGSMKPENVEELLKQVDIDGGLIGGASLDISKFSSMIDVAVSL, from the coding sequence ATGAGAAATATACTGATTGCCGGCAACTGGAAAATGAATAAAACATTTGAAGAAGCCGAAGATTTCCTGGTAGAATTGAATGATAAACTGAAAGATATGCAGCTTACCAAAACAGAAGTTGCAATTTGCGCACCCTATGTCTATCTGGAAATGGCCTACGATCTGGCATTGGATTCTCCTTTGCTGATCGGAGCCCAGAATTGCAGCGAACATGACAATGGAGCATACACTGGTGAGATTTCAGCGAAAATGTTGTCTTCTATGGAAATGGATTATTGTATTGTCGGGCATTCAGAAAGACGTCAATATTTTGCGGAAACCGATGAAATGGTCAATCTGAAGATCAAAAAACTTCTTTTAGATGGCATCGATCCGATCGTTTGTATCGGCGAAACATTGGAACAAAGAGAAGAAGGCATCACAAAAGATCTAATTCTCAAGCAGTTATCCGGTGCATTCCAGGATATTGATTTTGAAGAACGAAATATTGTGATAGCTTATGAGCCGATCTGGGCGATTGGTACTGGAAAAACTGCTACTCCGCAGCAAGCTCAGGAAATTCATGCTCTTATCAGGAATTGGCTTACCGATACTTATGGAGAAGATATTTCTGAATTTACTCAGATCCTTTACGGTGGAAGCATGAAACCGGAAAATGTGGAAGAACTTTTGAAACAAGTCGATATCGATGGCGGACTTATCGGTGGTGCTTCACTTGATATTTCAAAGTTTTCATCGATGATAGATGTGGCTGTGAGTTTGTAA